A window from Actimicrobium sp. CCC2.4 encodes these proteins:
- a CDS encoding acetyl/propionyl/methylcrotonyl-CoA carboxylase subunit alpha produces the protein MFTKILIANRGEIACRVAASARRLGVKTVAVYSDADATARHVALCDEAVRIGPAEAKESYLRADKIIEVALATGAQAIHPGYGFLSENAGFADACAAAGLVFIGPPASAIRAMGSKSAAKELMSKAGVPLVPGYHGENQDADFLRREADQIGYPVLLKASAGGGGKGMRIVESSADFIAALASCKREAINSFGDDKVLVEKYLSAPRHIEIQVFADTQGECVYLFERDCSVQRRHQKVLEEAPAPGMTLARRSVMGEAAIAAAKAVNYVGAGTVEFIANQDGSFYFMEMNTRLQVEHPVTEMITGLDLVEWQLRVASGQPLPLRQDQLQINGHALEARIYAENPEKGFLPSIGTLRHLGTPAAISFSTPIDLHEHSVIRIDSGVREGDAISPFYDPMIAKLIVWGKDRDAALRQMSEALSQYRIVGLSSNIGFLKRLVESAPFAGAQLDTGLIEHNHAALFPAPVAASLPVLALAAAVLLQSAQSSDASPWSGTDGWRMNVPLQRTLDLSDEAGAYPLRAIYLRDGYQLGLGDVTVAMKIIRRDGDAITLQLGAHTVRGTVVRDGEQLHVYLDGQHNTLTWTDPLAHSGATEAEGGRLTAPMPGKIVAVLVAAGDSVEKGAPMLIMEAMKMEHTITAPAAGVVEQVLYAVGDQVAEGAPLLSFATAVIA, from the coding sequence ATGTTCACCAAAATCCTGATCGCCAATCGCGGCGAAATCGCGTGCCGTGTCGCTGCCAGTGCCCGTCGGCTCGGCGTCAAGACCGTCGCGGTCTACTCCGACGCCGATGCCACCGCGCGCCACGTGGCGCTGTGCGATGAAGCGGTCAGGATCGGCCCTGCCGAGGCCAAAGAAAGCTACCTGCGCGCCGACAAGATCATCGAAGTCGCGCTCGCCACCGGCGCACAAGCAATCCACCCCGGCTACGGTTTTCTGTCCGAAAACGCCGGCTTCGCCGATGCCTGCGCCGCCGCCGGACTGGTCTTCATCGGCCCGCCGGCATCCGCCATCCGCGCGATGGGCAGCAAGTCCGCTGCCAAGGAATTGATGAGCAAAGCCGGCGTGCCGCTGGTACCCGGCTATCACGGCGAAAATCAGGACGCCGATTTCCTGCGCCGCGAAGCCGACCAGATCGGTTATCCGGTGCTGCTCAAGGCCAGCGCCGGCGGTGGCGGCAAGGGCATGCGTATCGTCGAATCCAGCGCCGACTTTATCGCCGCGCTGGCCTCGTGCAAGCGCGAAGCGATCAACAGTTTTGGCGACGACAAGGTGCTGGTCGAGAAATACCTGAGCGCGCCGCGCCACATCGAAATCCAGGTCTTCGCCGACACGCAAGGCGAGTGCGTCTACCTGTTCGAACGCGATTGCTCGGTGCAGCGCCGCCATCAAAAAGTGCTCGAAGAAGCGCCGGCTCCCGGCATGACGCTGGCGCGCCGCAGCGTGATGGGCGAGGCCGCCATTGCCGCTGCCAAAGCCGTCAATTATGTCGGTGCCGGCACCGTTGAATTTATCGCCAATCAGGATGGCTCGTTCTATTTCATGGAAATGAATACGCGCCTGCAGGTCGAGCATCCGGTCACCGAAATGATCACCGGCCTCGACCTGGTCGAATGGCAATTGCGCGTGGCTTCGGGCCAGCCGCTGCCGCTGCGCCAGGACCAACTACAGATCAACGGCCACGCGCTCGAAGCCCGCATCTATGCCGAAAATCCGGAGAAGGGTTTCCTGCCCTCGATCGGCACGCTGCGCCATCTCGGCACGCCGGCTGCGATCAGCTTCAGCACGCCGATCGACCTGCACGAACACAGCGTCATCCGCATCGATAGCGGCGTGCGCGAAGGCGATGCGATCTCGCCGTTTTATGATCCGATGATTGCCAAGCTGATTGTTTGGGGCAAGGACCGCGATGCCGCGCTGCGCCAGATGAGCGAGGCGCTGTCGCAATACCGGATCGTCGGCCTGTCGTCGAATATCGGCTTCCTGAAACGGCTGGTCGAGAGCGCACCATTCGCCGGTGCGCAGCTCGATACCGGGCTGATCGAACACAACCATGCAGCGCTGTTTCCGGCACCCGTGGCGGCAAGTCTGCCGGTGTTGGCACTGGCCGCTGCGGTACTGCTGCAATCGGCGCAATCCAGCGATGCCAGCCCATGGTCCGGCACCGATGGCTGGCGCATGAACGTGCCGCTGCAGCGCACGCTGGATTTGTCCGACGAGGCGGGTGCCTATCCATTGCGTGCAATTTACTTGCGTGATGGCTATCAGCTCGGGCTTGGCGACGTCACTGTAGCCATGAAAATCATCCGCCGCGACGGCGATGCGATCACGCTGCAACTCGGCGCGCACACCGTGCGCGGCACCGTCGTGCGCGATGGCGAACAGCTGCATGTGTATCTCGATGGCCAGCACAACACGCTGACCTGGACCGATCCGCTCGCGCATTCCGGTGCGACCGAAGCCGAAGGCGGACGCCTGACCGCGCCTATGCCGGGCAAGATCGTCGCGGTGCTGGTCGCGGCTGGCGACAGCGTCGAGAAGGGCGCGCCTATGCTGATCATGGAAGCCATGAAAATGGAACACACGATCACCGCGCCGGCCGCCGGCGTGGTCGAGCAAGTGCTGTACGCCGTCGGCGACCAGGTCGCGGAAGGCGCGCCGTTGCTCTCGTTTGCCACCGCAGTAATTGCCTGA
- the bioB gene encoding biotin synthase BioB, whose amino-acid sequence MTSQTIAFQAATPTIVASTWPVEDVLALFNLPFNELLFRAQQIHREHFDPTEVELATLLSIKTGGCPEDCGYCPQAARYDTGVTAQKILPLATVLEAARQAKAHGATRFCMGAAWREPKDRDLEQVEEMVREVKALGLETCATLGMLGVGQAEKLKDAGLDYYNHNLDTAPEFYGNVISTRDYQHRLDTLGRVRGAGIKVCCGGIVGMGESRLQRAGLVAQLANLTPYPESVPVNHLVQVEGTPLYGSEALDPLEFVRTIAVARITMPTARVRLSAGRRQMGEAVQAMCFLAGANSIFYGDKLLTTGNPEVEEDQALLAKLGMRTRATKIEAEGCH is encoded by the coding sequence ATGACCTCACAGACCATCGCCTTTCAAGCGGCCACCCCGACTATCGTTGCCAGTACATGGCCGGTCGAAGACGTGCTCGCGCTGTTCAATTTGCCGTTCAATGAACTGCTGTTCAGGGCCCAGCAAATCCATCGCGAACACTTCGATCCGACCGAAGTCGAACTGGCCACGCTGCTGTCGATCAAGACCGGCGGCTGCCCCGAAGACTGCGGATACTGCCCGCAAGCCGCGCGCTACGACACCGGCGTGACCGCACAAAAAATCCTGCCGCTGGCCACCGTGCTGGAAGCTGCACGACAAGCCAAGGCCCACGGCGCGACACGCTTTTGCATGGGTGCGGCGTGGCGTGAACCGAAGGACCGCGATCTGGAACAGGTCGAAGAAATGGTCCGCGAAGTCAAGGCGCTGGGGCTGGAGACCTGCGCCACGCTGGGCATGCTCGGCGTCGGTCAGGCCGAAAAACTGAAGGACGCCGGCCTCGATTACTACAACCACAACCTCGACACCGCACCCGAGTTCTACGGCAACGTGATCTCGACCCGCGACTACCAGCACCGTCTCGACACGCTCGGTCGTGTGCGCGGTGCCGGCATCAAGGTCTGCTGCGGCGGCATCGTCGGCATGGGCGAATCGCGCCTGCAACGCGCCGGGCTGGTCGCGCAACTGGCCAACCTGACGCCGTATCCCGAATCGGTGCCGGTCAATCATCTGGTGCAGGTCGAAGGCACGCCGCTGTATGGCAGCGAAGCACTGGACCCGCTGGAATTCGTGCGCACGATTGCGGTGGCGCGGATCACGATGCCGACCGCGCGGGTGCGCCTGTCGGCTGGGCGTCGGCAGATGGGCGAAGCGGTGCAGGCGATGTGTTTCCTGGCCGGGGCGAATTCGATTTTTTATGGTGACAAGTTGCTGACCACCGGCAATCCGGAAGTCGAGGAAGATCAGGCGTTGCTGGCCAAGTTGGGCATGCGTACGCGGGCGACCAAGATCGAAGCGGAAGGGTGTCATTGA